The following coding sequences lie in one Pseudoxanthomonas sp. SE1 genomic window:
- the glmM gene encoding phosphoglucosamine mutase: MSRKYFGTDGIRGRVGTSPISADFVLRLGNALGRVLCQNAGDARPVVVIGKDTRISGYMFEAALEAGLVAAGADVQLMGPMPTPAVAFLTRTLGADAGIVISASHNPHYDNGIKFFSAEGEKLDDATELAIEAALDAPFFTAESEKLGKAIRTRDAVGRYMEFCKASVPRRFDLKGLKLVLDCAHGATYHIAPLLFRELGADVITIGAEPNGVNINDGVGSMHIDSLAAKVRESGAHLGIAFDGDGDRVLMADAQGAPVDGDQLIYLLARDWQASGRLRGPVVGTLMTNYGLERALAKLEIPFVRTKVGDRYVHQALVEGNAVLGGEASGHLLCLDRTTTGDAIIAALQVLEALRRRKVSLRDALDGLAMLPQKTINVKLANGARPTEAASVQAALAQAQAAVSGRGRAFLRPSGTEPVVRVTVEADDDALVKNTLETLAEAVRAAATA, translated from the coding sequence ATGAGCCGCAAGTATTTCGGTACCGACGGCATCCGTGGCCGCGTCGGCACCAGCCCCATTTCCGCCGACTTCGTGCTGCGCCTGGGCAACGCGCTGGGTCGCGTGCTGTGCCAGAACGCCGGCGACGCGCGTCCGGTGGTGGTGATCGGCAAGGACACGCGCATTTCAGGCTACATGTTCGAAGCGGCGCTGGAAGCCGGCCTGGTCGCCGCCGGTGCCGACGTGCAGTTGATGGGCCCGATGCCCACGCCAGCGGTCGCCTTCCTGACCCGCACGCTGGGTGCCGATGCCGGCATCGTGATCAGCGCGTCGCACAACCCGCACTACGACAACGGCATCAAGTTCTTCTCGGCCGAAGGCGAGAAGCTGGATGACGCCACCGAACTGGCCATCGAAGCCGCACTGGATGCGCCGTTCTTCACCGCCGAATCCGAGAAACTCGGCAAGGCGATCCGCACCCGTGATGCGGTCGGTCGCTACATGGAGTTCTGCAAGGCCAGCGTGCCGCGCCGTTTCGACCTGAAGGGACTGAAGCTGGTGCTGGACTGCGCGCATGGCGCGACGTACCACATCGCACCGCTGCTGTTCCGCGAACTGGGCGCCGACGTCATCACCATCGGCGCCGAGCCGAACGGCGTCAACATCAACGACGGCGTGGGCTCCATGCACATCGACAGCCTGGCCGCGAAGGTGCGCGAGTCCGGCGCCCATCTCGGCATCGCCTTCGATGGCGACGGCGATCGCGTGCTGATGGCCGATGCGCAGGGCGCGCCGGTCGATGGCGACCAGTTGATCTACCTGCTGGCGCGCGACTGGCAGGCCAGCGGCCGCCTGCGTGGCCCCGTGGTCGGCACGCTGATGACCAACTACGGTCTTGAGCGCGCACTGGCCAAGCTGGAGATCCCGTTCGTCCGCACCAAGGTCGGCGACCGCTACGTGCACCAGGCGCTGGTCGAAGGCAATGCGGTGCTGGGTGGCGAAGCGTCCGGCCACCTGCTGTGCCTGGATCGCACGACCACCGGTGACGCCATCATCGCGGCGCTGCAGGTGCTGGAAGCCCTGAGGCGTCGCAAGGTCTCGCTGCGCGATGCGCTCGATGGCCTGGCGATGCTTCCGCAGAAGACCATCAACGTGAAGCTGGCCAACGGCGCCAGACCCACCGAGGCCGCGAGCGTGCAGGCTGCGCTCGCGCAGGCGCAGGCAGCGGTGTCGGGGCGTGGCCGGGCGTTCCTGCGCCCTTCCGGTACCGAACCGGTGGTGCGCGTGACGGTCGAGGCCGACGACGACGCGCTGGTGAAGAACACGCTGGAAACCCTGGCCGAGGCCGTGCGGGCTGCCGCCACCGCTTGA
- the accD gene encoding acetyl-CoA carboxylase, carboxyltransferase subunit beta yields MSWLSKLMPSGIRTEGNAGKSKRSVPEGLWEKCDRCGAVLYRPELEENLEVCPKCSFHMPIRARARMAALFDPGSTREIGAALGPTDVLKFKDQKKYADRIKAAQKSTGERDALITLQGTLKGRDLVASAFDFAYMGGSMGSVVGERFSLGAEKALEIGSPFVCFSASGGARMQESLFSLMQMAKTSAALGRLREAGLPYISVMTHPTTGGVSASFAMLGDINLAEPEALIGFAGPRVIEQTVRETLPEGFQRSEFLVVHGAIDQICDRRELRDRLADLLALMMRQPKPEQSELVTA; encoded by the coding sequence ATGAGCTGGCTCAGCAAACTGATGCCGTCGGGCATCCGCACCGAGGGCAACGCAGGCAAGAGCAAACGCAGCGTCCCCGAGGGCCTGTGGGAAAAGTGCGACCGCTGCGGCGCGGTGCTGTACCGGCCGGAGCTGGAAGAAAACCTGGAGGTCTGCCCGAAGTGCAGCTTCCACATGCCGATCCGTGCCCGCGCGCGCATGGCGGCCCTGTTCGACCCGGGCAGCACCCGCGAGATCGGCGCTGCGCTGGGTCCGACCGATGTGCTGAAGTTCAAGGACCAGAAGAAGTACGCCGACCGTATCAAGGCCGCGCAAAAAAGCACCGGCGAGCGCGATGCGCTGATCACCCTGCAGGGCACGCTGAAGGGCCGCGACCTGGTCGCCAGCGCGTTCGACTTCGCCTACATGGGCGGCTCAATGGGCTCGGTCGTCGGCGAACGTTTCTCGCTGGGTGCGGAGAAGGCGCTGGAGATCGGCTCGCCGTTCGTGTGCTTCTCCGCCAGTGGCGGTGCGCGCATGCAGGAGAGCCTGTTCTCGCTGATGCAGATGGCCAAGACCTCCGCGGCGCTCGGCCGCCTTCGCGAGGCCGGACTGCCGTACATCTCGGTGATGACGCACCCCACCACCGGTGGCGTGTCGGCCAGCTTCGCCATGCTGGGCGACATCAACCTGGCGGAGCCGGAAGCGCTGATCGGCTTCGCCGGCCCGCGCGTGATCGAGCAGACCGTCCGCGAGACGTTGCCAGAGGGTTTCCAGCGTTCGGAGTTCCTGGTGGTGCATGGCGCCATCGACCAGATCTGCGACCGCCGCGAGCTGCGTGACCGCCTCGCCGACCTGCTGGCGTTGATGATGCGACAGCCCAAGCCCGAGCAAAGCGAACTGGTGACCGCATGA
- the trpA gene encoding tryptophan synthase subunit alpha, with amino-acid sequence MSRFEQKFADLKAAHRKALIPFITAGDPSLESTVPVMHALVAAGADVIELGVPFSDPMADGPVIQRSSERALARGAGLRYVLEAVEVFRQQDDSTPIVLMGYLNPVEIHGAERFAREAVAAGVDGVLLVDLPPEEAAETRAIFDGHGLALVALASPTTSPERLRMLCDTAQGYLYYVSFAGVTGASDRLDIGAAGERLKHLRADSRAPVVAGFGIKDAASAAAMAADADGVVVGSALVAALAEAGADAPARAAAFLAPLRAALDS; translated from the coding sequence ATGTCCCGTTTCGAACAGAAATTCGCCGATCTCAAGGCCGCCCACCGCAAGGCATTGATCCCCTTCATCACGGCGGGCGATCCATCGCTGGAGTCCACCGTACCGGTGATGCATGCGCTGGTGGCTGCGGGTGCCGACGTCATCGAGCTGGGCGTGCCGTTCTCCGATCCGATGGCCGACGGTCCGGTCATCCAGCGCAGTTCGGAACGCGCGCTGGCGCGTGGGGCCGGCCTGCGTTACGTGCTGGAGGCGGTGGAAGTGTTCCGCCAACAGGACGATTCCACGCCGATCGTGCTAATGGGCTACCTGAACCCCGTGGAGATCCACGGTGCGGAGCGCTTCGCCCGCGAAGCGGTCGCGGCCGGCGTCGATGGTGTGCTGCTGGTCGACTTGCCGCCGGAAGAAGCCGCTGAGACGCGCGCCATCTTCGATGGCCACGGCCTGGCCCTCGTCGCGCTGGCGTCGCCGACCACCTCGCCGGAACGCCTGCGGATGCTGTGCGACACCGCCCAAGGCTACCTGTATTACGTCAGTTTCGCCGGTGTCACGGGCGCCTCCGACCGCCTGGACATCGGCGCGGCAGGCGAGCGGCTGAAGCATTTGCGGGCGGACTCGCGCGCGCCGGTGGTCGCCGGCTTCGGCATCAAGGACGCGGCCAGTGCAGCCGCGATGGCCGCGGATGCCGACGGCGTGGTGGTGGGTAGCGCGCTGGTCGCGGCATTGGCCGAGGCGGGCGCGGATGCGCCGGCGCGGGCCGCCGCCTTCCTTGCGCCGTTGCGCGCGGCGCTGGACAGCTGA
- the trpB gene encoding tryptophan synthase subunit beta, with protein sequence MSIPADYHAYPDAAGHFGRHGGRFVAETLMGPLQELAAAYDAARTDPAFIAAFDKDLKHYVGRPSPIYHAERLSREVGGAQILLKREDLNHTGAHKINNTIGQALLASRMGKKRIIAETGAGQHGVASATVATRLGLECVVYMGATDIERQKINVYRMKLLGATVVPVTSGSATLKDALNEAMRDWVTNVHDTFYIIGTVAGPDPYPRMVRDFNAVVGREARTQMLADYGRLPDAITACVGGGSNAIGLFHAFLNDPGVRIVGAEAAGDGIETGRHASSLAAGRVGVLHGNRTYVICDDDGQIIETHSISAGLDYPGVGPEHAFLKDSGRAEYVGVTDEEALAAFHRLTRTEGILPALESSHAVAQAIKLARDLPKDRLVLCNLSGRGDKDVHTIAAREGITL encoded by the coding sequence ATGTCCATTCCCGCCGATTACCACGCCTATCCTGACGCTGCCGGCCATTTCGGTCGCCACGGCGGCCGCTTCGTCGCCGAAACCCTGATGGGTCCGCTGCAGGAATTGGCGGCGGCCTATGACGCCGCGCGGACCGATCCGGCCTTCATCGCCGCCTTCGACAAGGACCTCAAGCACTATGTCGGCCGCCCCAGCCCGATCTACCACGCCGAACGCCTGAGCCGCGAAGTGGGCGGCGCGCAGATCCTGCTCAAGCGCGAGGACCTGAACCACACCGGCGCGCACAAGATCAACAACACCATCGGGCAGGCCCTGCTGGCCAGCCGGATGGGCAAGAAGCGGATCATCGCCGAGACCGGTGCCGGCCAGCACGGCGTGGCCAGTGCCACCGTCGCCACCCGGCTGGGCCTGGAATGCGTGGTCTACATGGGCGCCACCGACATCGAGCGCCAGAAGATCAACGTCTACCGGATGAAGCTGCTCGGCGCGACCGTGGTGCCGGTCACCAGCGGCTCGGCGACGCTGAAGGACGCACTGAACGAAGCGATGCGCGACTGGGTGACCAACGTGCACGACACGTTCTACATCATCGGCACCGTCGCCGGCCCGGACCCGTATCCGCGCATGGTGCGCGACTTCAACGCCGTGGTCGGCCGCGAGGCGCGGACGCAGATGCTGGCCGACTACGGCCGCCTGCCGGATGCGATCACCGCGTGCGTCGGCGGCGGCAGCAATGCGATCGGGTTGTTCCATGCCTTCCTCAACGATCCCGGCGTCCGCATCGTCGGTGCCGAAGCCGCCGGCGATGGCATCGAGACGGGCCGCCATGCGTCCTCGCTCGCCGCCGGCCGCGTAGGCGTGCTGCATGGCAACCGCACCTACGTGATCTGCGACGACGATGGGCAGATCATCGAGACCCATTCGATTTCCGCAGGCCTGGATTACCCGGGCGTGGGCCCGGAGCACGCCTTCCTGAAGGACAGCGGGCGCGCGGAGTACGTCGGCGTCACCGACGAGGAGGCGCTCGCCGCGTTCCATCGGCTGACCCGCACGGAAGGCATCCTGCCCGCACTGGAATCCAGCCATGCCGTCGCGCAGGCGATCAAGCTGGCGCGCGACCTGCCGAAGGACCGACTGGTGCTGTGCAACCTGTCCGGTCGTGGCGACAAGGACGTGCACACGATCGCCGCCCGCGAAGGCATCACGCTGTGA
- a CDS encoding LysR family transcriptional regulator, with protein MSRPLPPLNALRAFEAAARLGSLSRAAGELHVTHGAISRHIRTLEDALGRPLFVREGRGLALTADGQRLRDIAGDAFTSLQAGWRALQHERRPAAFVLGCPGSLLARWVIPRLERLATDLPDLTLHLSAQEGGIDLAAADLDAALLLGEAPWPSAWQVRTLAPEQIGPVLSPHHAHFAALRDAPPLALRDEPLLHTVSRPQAWPRWFASRQLPDAPRLGTGFDHLTYLLEAAIAGLGVAIAPRELVQSDLDSGRLVAPWGFSDTGGEWALCSARGNPDPRIAALADWLRAELA; from the coding sequence ATGTCACGTCCCCTGCCGCCCCTCAACGCCCTGCGCGCCTTCGAGGCCGCCGCCCGCCTGGGCAGCCTCAGCCGGGCGGCAGGCGAACTGCATGTCACCCACGGCGCGATCAGTCGCCACATCCGCACGCTGGAGGATGCGCTGGGCCGGCCGCTGTTCGTCCGTGAAGGGCGAGGCCTCGCGCTGACTGCCGACGGCCAGCGCCTGCGCGACATTGCCGGCGACGCCTTCACCAGCCTGCAGGCCGGCTGGCGTGCACTGCAGCACGAACGCCGGCCGGCCGCCTTCGTGCTGGGCTGTCCTGGCAGCCTTCTGGCGCGCTGGGTGATCCCCCGGCTGGAACGGCTGGCGACCGACCTGCCGGACCTGACGCTGCACCTGTCCGCACAGGAAGGCGGGATAGATCTGGCCGCGGCCGACCTGGACGCGGCCCTGCTGCTGGGCGAGGCGCCATGGCCTTCGGCCTGGCAGGTGCGGACGCTGGCGCCCGAACAGATCGGCCCTGTGCTCAGCCCCCACCACGCGCACTTCGCGGCGCTGCGTGATGCCCCGCCGTTGGCATTGCGGGACGAGCCCCTCCTGCATACGGTCTCGCGACCGCAGGCGTGGCCGCGCTGGTTCGCCAGCCGGCAACTGCCGGATGCGCCGCGCCTGGGCACCGGCTTCGACCACCTCACCTACCTGCTGGAAGCCGCCATCGCCGGCCTCGGCGTCGCCATCGCGCCGCGCGAGCTGGTGCAGTCCGATCTCGACAGCGGTCGCCTGGTGGCACCTTGGGGGTTCTCCGACACCGGGGGCGAATGGGCGCTGTGCAGTGCGCGCGGCAATCCTGATCCCCGCATCGCAGCGCTGGCCGACTGGCTACGCGCGGAACTCGCTTGA
- a CDS encoding phosphoribosylanthranilate isomerase — MHTRIKFCGLTRAEDVRLAVELGVDYLGLVFAPHSPRHLLLGQARMLRELVPEEIAVVALVMDNPRGEVEQIVESLQPDVLQFHGAEDDAFAVSFGIPFWKAIAMGGQGDGAFATLAAYPDAQGFLFDGHAAGEQGGSGQRFDWRRMPAATDKPFLLAGGLSPENVGLALRTARPWGVDVSSGIEAGPGIKDADRMRRFVDAVRVADARPSP, encoded by the coding sequence ATGCATACCCGCATCAAGTTCTGTGGCCTCACCCGTGCCGAGGATGTACGCCTCGCCGTCGAATTGGGCGTGGATTACCTGGGGCTGGTCTTCGCGCCGCACAGCCCGCGCCACCTGCTGCTGGGCCAGGCGCGCATGCTGCGCGAACTGGTGCCCGAGGAGATCGCGGTCGTCGCCCTCGTGATGGACAACCCGCGTGGCGAGGTGGAGCAGATCGTCGAATCGCTGCAGCCGGACGTGTTGCAGTTCCACGGCGCCGAGGACGATGCGTTCGCCGTGTCGTTCGGTATTCCCTTCTGGAAGGCGATCGCGATGGGCGGGCAGGGCGATGGCGCTTTCGCGACCCTGGCGGCGTACCCCGATGCGCAGGGGTTCCTGTTCGACGGTCATGCTGCGGGCGAGCAGGGCGGCAGCGGCCAGCGCTTCGACTGGCGGCGCATGCCGGCCGCCACCGACAAGCCGTTCCTGCTGGCGGGTGGTCTGTCGCCGGAGAACGTGGGGCTGGCGTTGCGCACGGCACGTCCCTGGGGCGTGGATGTATCCAGCGGCATCGAAGCGGGTCCCGGCATCAAGGACGCCGACAGGATGCGGCGCTTCGTCGACGCGGTACGCGTGGCGGACGCCAGGCCCTCACCGTAG
- the truA gene encoding tRNA pseudouridine(38-40) synthase TruA, which yields MRYALGVEYDGGGFLGWQRLSKSGTPDDTTTIQAALEGALSSVANAQVNTICAGRTDAGVHAQCQVVHFDSDAARDSRGWLLGTTARLPPAVCVRWCQPVAEDFHARFSARARRYRYTLVNRLARPALERQYLSWERMPLDAAAMHRAAQVLLGENDFSAFRTVHCQSPHAMRNLHAISVTRHGERVVVEVQANAFLHHMVRNIVGSLLVVGRGERPEDWIAELLAGRDRTVAGPTAPPDGLVFVSPLYPPEWKMPAEVTLQDIPDRHAIAR from the coding sequence ATGCGTTACGCGCTGGGCGTCGAATACGACGGCGGCGGATTCCTGGGCTGGCAGCGGCTGAGCAAGTCCGGCACGCCGGACGACACCACCACCATCCAGGCGGCGCTGGAGGGCGCACTGTCGTCGGTGGCCAATGCCCAGGTGAACACCATCTGCGCCGGCCGCACCGACGCCGGCGTGCATGCGCAATGCCAGGTGGTGCACTTCGACAGCGATGCCGCACGCGACTCCCGGGGCTGGCTGCTCGGCACGACGGCGCGGCTGCCGCCCGCGGTGTGCGTGCGCTGGTGCCAGCCGGTGGCAGAGGACTTCCACGCACGTTTTTCCGCGCGGGCACGCCGCTACCGCTACACGCTGGTGAACCGGTTGGCACGCCCCGCGCTGGAACGCCAGTACCTGAGCTGGGAACGGATGCCGTTGGACGCCGCCGCGATGCATCGCGCCGCGCAGGTGCTGCTGGGTGAAAACGACTTCAGCGCGTTCCGTACGGTCCACTGCCAGTCCCCGCATGCGATGCGCAACCTGCATGCCATTTCGGTCACGCGCCATGGCGAGCGTGTCGTGGTCGAAGTGCAGGCCAATGCGTTCCTGCACCACATGGTGCGCAACATCGTCGGCTCGCTGCTGGTGGTGGGGCGTGGCGAACGGCCCGAAGACTGGATCGCCGAACTGCTGGCCGGGCGGGACCGCACGGTCGCCGGTCCCACGGCGCCTCCGGACGGACTGGTCTTCGTCAGCCCGCTCTATCCGCCCGAGTGGAAGATGCCCGCGGAAGTGACGTTGCAGGACATCCCGGACCGTCACGCCATCGCGCGGTAG
- a CDS encoding FimV/HubP family polar landmark protein, which translates to MKPKHRPRTARLLLAGMIGLGLALLSNAALALGLGEIKVKSQPGQPLLAEIPIISSEPGELEQLSARLASPVTFERVGLPRPQGLVNELDFAVALDDAGRPVVRVTSRTPVDVPAVNFLIEVDWGQGRLVREYSALVSAPGTLAAAEQPVIDAPVAAPSDIISRPVEPVVVATPEPPPVAQPAPEAPVRAAPEPVATAAPVPQVSPGDTLAPVRRGQSLSQIAAPLAREQGYTLDQAMVALLRANPEAFINGNVNLLKQGAVLRVPETAEAQTILESEAAALVRSQIAEWRRARAPIPQPAAVVEPTAPAPAAATPAPQVAEARLEIAPAATSTSGSGTQSGVNAGGEGEMLANEQLQQSKEDLAAREAEVQELRSQVADLEKLKAQQEKLLAMKDSDLAAAQQRLAQSNGSDGGVPVWAWAGFGLLFAGALAWGFAQRRKRLSPAPTPRSSVFGESPVVSRAAELAAGMPTAPVAEPAPSPTLQPVIVPTAAPPSKPVEKPAPVAAGPTWHSGGAPTPLAHPAPAPVGRERLELAVAYLDLGDVVTARDLLNEVAAGGDTAARDEALQLLREIG; encoded by the coding sequence GTGAAACCGAAGCACAGACCTCGGACGGCAAGGCTCCTGCTGGCCGGCATGATCGGGCTGGGGCTCGCGTTGTTGAGCAACGCGGCCCTCGCGCTCGGCCTGGGGGAGATCAAGGTCAAATCGCAGCCCGGCCAGCCTTTGCTGGCCGAGATTCCGATCATTTCCAGCGAGCCGGGCGAGCTGGAACAGCTGAGCGCGCGCCTGGCGTCGCCGGTGACGTTCGAGCGCGTCGGCCTGCCGCGGCCGCAGGGCCTGGTCAATGAACTGGATTTTGCCGTCGCACTGGATGATGCGGGGCGCCCGGTGGTCCGCGTCACCAGCCGCACGCCTGTCGATGTGCCGGCGGTCAACTTCCTGATCGAAGTCGATTGGGGGCAAGGCCGGCTGGTGCGCGAATACTCCGCGCTCGTGAGTGCGCCAGGAACGCTGGCGGCCGCCGAGCAACCGGTGATCGACGCCCCGGTGGCCGCGCCCTCGGACATCATCAGCCGACCGGTCGAGCCGGTCGTCGTGGCGACGCCGGAACCTCCACCCGTGGCGCAACCGGCTCCCGAGGCGCCGGTGCGTGCGGCACCGGAGCCCGTCGCGACCGCCGCGCCCGTGCCGCAGGTTTCCCCTGGCGACACGCTGGCGCCGGTGCGCCGGGGCCAGTCGTTGTCGCAGATCGCGGCGCCGTTGGCGCGTGAGCAGGGCTACACGCTGGACCAGGCGATGGTCGCGCTACTGCGCGCCAATCCCGAAGCCTTCATCAACGGAAACGTCAACCTGCTCAAGCAGGGCGCGGTGTTGCGCGTACCGGAAACGGCCGAGGCGCAGACGATCCTGGAAAGCGAGGCCGCAGCGCTGGTGCGCAGCCAGATCGCCGAGTGGCGACGCGCGCGCGCGCCCATCCCGCAACCGGCGGCCGTGGTCGAGCCGACGGCGCCTGCTCCGGCGGCTGCGACGCCCGCGCCCCAGGTGGCGGAAGCGCGCCTGGAAATCGCGCCCGCGGCGACAAGCACGTCGGGTTCTGGAACGCAGTCCGGCGTCAATGCCGGCGGTGAGGGCGAGATGTTGGCGAACGAACAATTGCAGCAGTCGAAGGAAGACCTGGCCGCGCGCGAAGCGGAAGTGCAGGAATTGCGCTCGCAGGTCGCGGACCTGGAAAAGCTCAAGGCGCAGCAGGAAAAACTGCTGGCCATGAAGGACAGCGATCTCGCCGCCGCCCAGCAGCGCCTGGCGCAGAGCAATGGCAGCGATGGCGGTGTACCGGTGTGGGCGTGGGCAGGCTTCGGCCTGTTGTTCGCGGGTGCGCTGGCCTGGGGCTTCGCACAGCGTCGCAAGCGCCTGTCGCCGGCGCCGACACCGCGCAGCAGCGTGTTCGGCGAGTCGCCGGTCGTCAGCCGCGCCGCTGAACTCGCGGCGGGAATGCCGACGGCGCCCGTGGCGGAACCCGCGCCCAGCCCGACGCTGCAACCGGTGATCGTACCCACCGCTGCGCCGCCCTCGAAGCCGGTCGAGAAGCCGGCGCCGGTCGCGGCGGGTCCCACGTGGCATTCCGGCGGTGCGCCCACGCCCCTCGCACATCCTGCCCCGGCACCCGTGGGCCGCGAGCGGCTGGAATTGGCCGTGGCTTACCTGGACCTGGGCGATGTGGTCACGGCGCGCGACCTGTTGAACGAAGTCGCCGCCGGCGGCGATACCGCCGCCCGCGATGAAGCGCTGCAGTTGCTGCGCGAGATCGGATGA
- a CDS encoding aspartate-semialdehyde dehydrogenase yields the protein MSNQNRTFNVAVVGATGAVGETMLSILAERNFPVGKLVALASERSAGSTVEFNGEKITVQDLATFDPAGIDIALFSAGGGISKEFAPKFAAAGAVVIDNSSAFRYDADIPLVVSEVNPEQVQNRPRGIIANPNCSTMQMLVALAPIHRKYGIERINVATYQSVSGAGRSALEELGRQTGALLNFQDPDPQRFPVQIAFNLIPHIDEFLDNGFTKEEMKLVWETRKILGDESIQVNPTAVRVPVFYGHSEAVAIETRDKVTAAEARALLEAAPGIEVVDDRAPGGYPTPVTHASGTDAVYVGRIREDISHPRGLNLWIVSDNIRKGAALNAVQVAELVAKNG from the coding sequence ATGAGCAACCAGAACCGAACCTTCAACGTCGCCGTCGTGGGCGCCACCGGCGCCGTCGGCGAAACCATGTTGTCCATTCTTGCCGAGCGCAACTTCCCCGTCGGCAAGCTCGTCGCACTGGCCTCGGAGCGCTCCGCCGGCAGCACGGTCGAGTTCAACGGCGAGAAGATCACCGTGCAGGACCTGGCCACCTTCGATCCGGCCGGCATCGACATCGCGCTGTTCTCCGCGGGCGGCGGCATTTCCAAGGAATTCGCACCCAAGTTCGCTGCGGCCGGCGCCGTCGTCATCGACAACTCTTCGGCGTTCCGCTACGACGCCGATATCCCGCTGGTCGTCAGCGAAGTGAATCCGGAGCAGGTGCAGAACCGTCCGCGCGGCATCATCGCCAATCCGAACTGCTCGACCATGCAGATGCTGGTGGCGCTGGCGCCGATCCACCGCAAGTACGGCATCGAGCGCATCAACGTGGCGACCTACCAGTCCGTATCCGGTGCCGGCCGTTCGGCGCTGGAAGAGCTCGGTCGCCAGACCGGCGCGCTGCTCAACTTCCAGGACCCGGATCCGCAGCGCTTCCCCGTGCAGATCGCCTTCAACCTGATCCCGCATATCGACGAGTTCCTCGACAACGGCTTCACCAAGGAGGAGATGAAACTGGTGTGGGAGACGCGCAAGATCCTCGGCGACGAGAGCATCCAGGTGAATCCGACCGCCGTGCGCGTGCCCGTGTTCTATGGCCACTCCGAAGCCGTCGCCATCGAGACTCGCGACAAGGTCACCGCCGCCGAAGCGCGCGCGCTGCTTGAAGCCGCGCCGGGCATCGAAGTCGTCGATGACCGTGCGCCGGGCGGCTATCCCACGCCCGTCACCCATGCCTCCGGCACCGATGCCGTCTACGTCGGCCGCATCCGCGAGGACATCTCGCATCCGCGCGGGCTGAACCTGTGGATCGTGTCCGACAACATCCGCAAGGGCGCGGCCCTGAATGCCGTACAGGTAGCGGAACTGGTGGCGAAAAACGGCTGA
- a CDS encoding D-glycerate dehydrogenase, which yields MAEPRPRVWVSQPLFDDIVARLAAHFDVRSTSHVTEYTPHVIADALRDSAGALVTLNERIGAEEIAAASSLRAIANVGVGYNNLDVDALTQAGIVATNTPDVLTETTADFGFALLMATARRITEAERWLREGQWQQWSFGTLLGADLHGSTLGIVGMGRIGQGIARRARGFGMRVLYHNRSRVPDTVERECGASYAGFDELLAQSDHVVLVLPYSPQVHHLVDAAALAKMKPTATLVNIARGGIIDELALADALANGRLAAAGLDVYEGEPAVRPELLALRNVVLTPHIASASLATRRAMVSLAVDNLIAALGEGPQAGRPPTPVNPDALAAPAKTTIAKRQGA from the coding sequence ATGGCTGAGCCGCGGCCGCGCGTCTGGGTGTCGCAGCCGCTGTTCGACGATATCGTCGCGCGGCTGGCGGCGCATTTCGACGTGCGATCGACGAGCCATGTCACCGAGTACACACCGCACGTCATCGCCGATGCGCTGCGCGACAGCGCGGGTGCGCTGGTCACGCTGAACGAGCGGATCGGCGCGGAGGAAATCGCCGCTGCCTCGTCGCTGCGCGCCATCGCCAACGTCGGCGTGGGCTACAACAACCTTGACGTCGATGCGCTGACGCAGGCCGGTATCGTCGCCACCAATACCCCCGACGTGCTGACCGAGACCACGGCCGACTTCGGCTTCGCGCTGCTGATGGCCACCGCGCGACGCATCACCGAGGCCGAACGCTGGCTGCGTGAAGGCCAGTGGCAGCAGTGGTCGTTCGGCACGCTGCTCGGCGCCGACCTGCACGGCAGCACGCTGGGCATCGTCGGCATGGGCCGGATCGGGCAGGGCATCGCCCGCCGTGCGCGCGGCTTCGGCATGCGCGTGCTGTACCACAACCGCAGCCGCGTTCCGGACACGGTGGAGCGGGAATGCGGTGCGAGCTACGCGGGTTTCGACGAGCTGCTCGCCCAGTCCGACCACGTGGTCCTGGTGCTGCCGTACTCGCCGCAGGTACATCACCTGGTCGATGCCGCGGCACTGGCGAAGATGAAGCCCACCGCCACGCTGGTGAATATCGCGCGGGGCGGCATCATCGACGAACTCGCGCTGGCCGATGCGCTGGCGAACGGCCGCCTCGCCGCCGCTGGGCTGGACGTGTACGAAGGCGAGCCTGCCGTGCGCCCGGAACTGCTCGCGCTGCGCAACGTGGTGCTGACGCCGCACATCGCCAGCGCCAGCCTGGCTACGCGCCGCGCGATGGTGTCACTGGCGGTGGACAACCTGATTGCCGCGCTGGGCGAAGGCCCGCAGGCCGGCCGTCCGCCGACGCCCGTGAATCCCGACGCGCTGGCCGCCCCCGCGAAAACCACCATCGCCAAACGACAGGGAGCCTGA